In Flavobacterium endoglycinae, one DNA window encodes the following:
- a CDS encoding acylneuraminate cytidylyltransferase has protein sequence MKKTAIIPLRKNSKGIPGKNKKKMLGRPLFSWVLTAAVFSELDEVYIFTDDQEIIDFVNREYHWTPKVKALLRNDHNASDTASTESAMIEFAESIGNFDILCLLQATSPLTTSQDINATLDEVLKNQKTSALTVVNTHRFIWNADGTPQNYDVFKRPRRQDFEGLLIENGAVYVTTKEAFKTSHNRVSGSIGLVKMPEESLVEIDSLTDWEIVENLLAERQKKTKQHQRIDYLVLDVDGVFTDGCVYYNAEGEMAKKFNMRDGMGLEILRQNKVEVIVLTSENSELVAQRMKKLQIKHTFLGVKDKFSFLTQFLLDRNSSFGAVAYVGDDVNDLANICSVGWSFTPADAVEAVKANADYILTNASGEGAIRETCEILLKYNKRYERL, from the coding sequence ATGAAAAAAACAGCTATAATTCCGTTACGAAAAAACTCTAAAGGAATTCCGGGGAAAAACAAAAAGAAAATGCTGGGTCGTCCGCTTTTTTCGTGGGTGCTGACAGCGGCTGTTTTTTCGGAATTGGATGAGGTTTACATATTTACCGATGATCAGGAAATAATTGATTTTGTTAATCGGGAATATCATTGGACGCCAAAAGTGAAAGCATTATTACGAAACGATCACAATGCTTCAGATACGGCATCAACTGAAAGTGCTATGATAGAATTTGCAGAAAGTATAGGTAATTTTGATATTCTGTGTTTATTACAAGCAACTTCGCCTCTAACAACTTCTCAGGATATTAATGCCACTTTAGATGAAGTTCTCAAAAATCAAAAAACTTCTGCCTTAACAGTAGTCAATACACATCGTTTTATTTGGAATGCCGATGGAACTCCACAAAATTATGATGTTTTTAAACGTCCCCGCAGACAAGATTTTGAGGGTCTGTTAATCGAAAACGGAGCTGTTTATGTCACAACCAAAGAAGCATTTAAAACATCACACAATAGAGTTAGCGGTTCGATAGGTTTGGTAAAAATGCCAGAAGAATCGCTTGTAGAAATCGATAGTTTAACCGATTGGGAAATTGTAGAAAACCTGCTTGCTGAACGCCAGAAAAAAACAAAACAACACCAGCGAATTGATTATTTAGTTTTAGACGTCGACGGCGTTTTTACAGACGGTTGTGTATATTACAATGCGGAAGGCGAGATGGCTAAAAAGTTTAATATGCGAGACGGAATGGGACTGGAAATTCTAAGACAAAATAAAGTTGAGGTTATTGTATTGACCTCAGAAAATTCTGAATTAGTCGCCCAGCGAATGAAGAAATTGCAAATAAAACACACTTTTTTAGGGGTAAAAGATAAGTTTTCATTTTTAACGCAATTTCTTTTAGATAGAAATAGTAGTTTTGGCGCCGTTGCGTACGTAGGTGACGATGTAAATGATTTGGCAAATATTTGCAGCGTAGGATGGTCATTTACACCTGCTGATGCTGTAGAAGCTGTAAAAGCAAATGCAGATTACATCTTAACCAATGCTTCTGGAGAAGGAGCAATTAGAGAAACTTGTGAAATTTTATTAAAGTATAATAAACGTTATGAAAGATTATAA
- a CDS encoding N-acetylneuraminate synthase family protein: MKDYNKPYVIAEIGCNHKGEMTIAKELIKIAKIFGNADAVKFQKRNNKELLTEEQYHAPHPNSANSYGDTYGEHREFLEFNVDQHKELKEYCEEIGIVYSTSVWDTTSAKEIASLNPEFIKIPSACNNNFDMLGWLCENYSGEIHISTGMTTKDETDILVNYFTEKGRNKDLVLYNCTSGYPVPFEDVCLLDINLLKQKYQDKVKHIGFSGHHLGIAVDIAAYTLGAHIIERHYTLDRTWKGTDHAASLEPMGLRKLTRDLNAVYQALTFKASEILPIEQIQRDKLKNKKV; encoded by the coding sequence ATGAAAGATTATAATAAACCTTATGTGATTGCAGAAATTGGATGTAATCATAAAGGCGAAATGACAATAGCCAAAGAATTGATTAAAATTGCAAAGATCTTTGGAAATGCTGATGCAGTCAAATTTCAAAAACGTAACAATAAAGAACTTCTTACCGAAGAACAGTACCATGCTCCGCATCCAAATTCGGCAAATTCTTATGGAGACACGTATGGTGAGCACAGAGAATTTTTAGAATTCAATGTTGATCAGCACAAAGAGCTAAAAGAATATTGCGAAGAAATCGGAATTGTATATTCAACGTCAGTTTGGGATACAACATCAGCAAAAGAAATTGCTTCCTTAAATCCTGAATTCATAAAAATTCCTTCGGCTTGCAATAACAATTTTGATATGTTAGGATGGCTTTGTGAAAATTATTCTGGAGAAATTCATATTTCAACAGGAATGACAACCAAAGATGAAACCGATATTTTAGTAAACTATTTTACAGAAAAAGGAAGAAATAAAGATCTAGTATTGTACAACTGTACATCTGGATATCCAGTTCCTTTTGAAGATGTTTGTCTTTTAGATATTAATCTGTTAAAACAGAAATACCAAGATAAAGTAAAACATATTGGTTTTTCTGGGCATCATTTAGGAATTGCTGTAGACATTGCAGCTTATACACTGGGAGCACATATTATCGAAAGACATTATACTCTAGACAGAACCTGGAAAGGGACAGACCATGCAGCTTCGCTTGAGCCAATGGGATTGCGAAAGCTAACTCGTGACCTTAATGCAGTATATCAGGCATTGACATTTAAAGCTTCTGAAATCCTGCCAATCGAACAAATCCAAAGAGATAAATTAAAAAATAAAAAAGTATAA
- a CDS encoding glycosyltransferase family 4 protein codes for MTAIPNHHFFQWVNQLENSGHEVCWFDITDGGPKVERIKWVNQIKGWKLRFDYPFRHTIKNKFPSLYRFIQKYNERNVQEVFRKILNEFQPDIVHCFEMKLAGLPILPIIEQYPNIKLIYSSWGSDLYFYNQLGLTKDEVQQFLTRTDYLITDCRRDYEIALQNDFKNTFLGVFPGNGGITLEKEFIKNVNERENILIKGYDDEIGKAIKIIEALELVPVDVIKKFKIIVYSTDTVVKKRIEESEHFNSFEIKIIDRHGFISNAELLKLMGNSIIHIANSISDGMPNVLLEAMGMGAFPIQSNPGKVAEEVLENGINGYLINDPLDTTAIAKLIESAVSNTELRKTAQEYNTKFIADKYNRKKLKEEILQLYTDVLSSKNNTK; via the coding sequence ATGACAGCAATACCAAATCATCATTTTTTTCAATGGGTAAACCAATTGGAAAATTCTGGTCATGAAGTATGCTGGTTTGATATAACAGATGGAGGCCCAAAAGTAGAGAGAATAAAATGGGTTAATCAGATAAAAGGCTGGAAACTCCGTTTTGATTATCCTTTTCGACATACGATTAAAAATAAATTTCCAAGTCTATATCGCTTTATCCAAAAATATAATGAACGAAATGTTCAGGAAGTTTTTCGAAAAATCTTAAATGAATTTCAGCCCGATATTGTACATTGCTTTGAAATGAAATTAGCCGGTTTGCCTATATTGCCTATTATTGAGCAATATCCAAATATAAAACTGATATATTCATCTTGGGGGAGCGACTTATATTTTTACAATCAGCTTGGATTGACAAAAGACGAAGTGCAGCAATTTTTAACGCGAACGGATTATTTAATTACAGATTGCCGAAGAGATTATGAAATCGCCTTGCAAAACGATTTTAAAAATACTTTTTTAGGAGTTTTTCCGGGAAACGGAGGAATTACTCTCGAAAAAGAATTCATCAAAAATGTAAATGAGAGAGAGAATATTTTAATTAAGGGCTACGATGACGAAATAGGAAAAGCAATAAAAATTATTGAGGCTTTAGAACTAGTTCCGGTAGACGTAATTAAAAAGTTTAAAATAATAGTGTACAGCACAGACACCGTTGTAAAAAAACGAATTGAAGAATCGGAACATTTCAACTCTTTTGAAATAAAAATCATTGATCGTCATGGTTTTATTTCAAATGCAGAACTTCTAAAATTAATGGGAAACAGTATTATTCACATAGCAAATAGTATTTCTGATGGTATGCCCAATGTTTTATTAGAAGCCATGGGAATGGGAGCATTTCCTATACAATCAAATCCTGGAAAAGTTGCCGAAGAAGTTTTGGAAAATGGTATTAACGGTTATTTAATAAACGATCCTTTAGATACGACTGCAATTGCGAAACTAATTGAAAGTGCAGTTAGTAATACAGAATTAAGAAAAACAGCGCAAGAGTACAATACAAAATTCATTGCCGATAAATACAATAGAAAAAAGTTGAAAGAAGAAATACTTCAATTATATACAGATGTTCTTTCATCTAAAAACAATACCAAATAA
- a CDS encoding glycosyltransferase family 4 protein — translation MKKAVKKIVYSLLAVWNLLKFLIFDLKKIKNAEVVCFFPFYKTGGAEKVHLNIVKAISSKNVCVIFTVHSATTNFYKEFTENAECIEINPILNKKNDLVNKWLMKSIYKNINQSANCKTVFGCNSIYFYKIISKISEKISRNDLFHSFSENDERETDLIYSAKYIDNRIVINDAAKNDIINFYIKNKIDAIYADKIKVIHNGIELPNSEFKTKDNPNIRIGFIGRWSAEKRPEIFLEIARQIQSKYSFISFVMAGTGMKSNLDLITNAGVEFLGEITNKEQLDELYAALNFIIIPSVYEGFPMVIMEGMSHGVIPVSTNLEGIREHITSGFNGILIHETDENKMAIAFCESIEKLIGNSEERNLLSKQCFEYAQKHFGIEKFNTSYQKILLS, via the coding sequence ATGAAGAAAGCTGTAAAAAAAATAGTTTATTCCCTGCTTGCCGTTTGGAATCTTTTGAAGTTTTTAATCTTTGATCTTAAAAAGATTAAAAACGCAGAAGTAGTATGCTTTTTCCCATTTTATAAAACAGGTGGTGCAGAAAAAGTACATTTAAACATTGTAAAAGCCATTAGTTCCAAAAACGTCTGTGTTATTTTTACAGTGCATTCAGCAACCACTAATTTTTATAAAGAGTTTACAGAAAATGCTGAATGCATAGAAATAAATCCTATTCTAAATAAAAAAAACGATTTGGTCAACAAATGGCTAATGAAAAGTATTTACAAAAACATTAATCAATCTGCTAATTGTAAAACCGTTTTTGGATGCAATTCGATATACTTCTACAAAATAATATCCAAAATAAGTGAGAAAATTTCAAGAAACGATTTATTTCATAGTTTCTCCGAAAATGACGAACGCGAAACAGATTTAATATATTCAGCGAAATACATCGATAATCGAATTGTGATCAATGATGCCGCTAAAAATGATATCATCAATTTTTATATCAAAAATAAAATTGATGCTATTTATGCTGATAAGATAAAAGTGATCCATAACGGAATTGAATTGCCAAATTCTGAATTTAAAACAAAAGATAATCCTAACATTCGCATTGGATTTATCGGCAGATGGTCTGCTGAAAAAAGACCTGAGATTTTCTTAGAAATAGCCAGACAAATCCAGTCAAAATATTCTTTTATATCATTTGTAATGGCTGGAACCGGAATGAAAAGCAATCTGGATTTAATTACAAATGCCGGAGTAGAATTTTTAGGCGAAATCACAAATAAAGAACAGTTAGACGAATTGTATGCCGCTCTTAATTTTATAATCATACCATCTGTTTACGAAGGATTTCCTATGGTAATCATGGAAGGAATGTCACATGGTGTAATACCGGTTTCAACTAATTTAGAAGGAATTAGAGAGCATATCACTTCTGGTTTTAATGGTATTTTGATTCATGAAACTGATGAAAACAAAATGGCTATTGCTTTTTGCGAATCAATTGAAAAGCTTATTGGCAATTCTGAAGAACGGAATTTGCTGTCAAAACAATGTTTTGAATATGCACAAAAACATTTCGGAATAGAAAAATTTAATACATCCTATCAAAAAATCTTGTTGTCGTAA
- a CDS encoding MBOAT family O-acyltransferase — MLFNSFNFALFLPVVFILYWFVTNKNLKIQNALLLISSYFFYSCWDWRFVFLLIFSTLLDYFSGIQIEKSNNPNERKFWFWLSITINLGFLGVFKYFNFFADSLKDLISVFGFQVNMWSLKVILPIGISFYTFHGLSYVIDIYKKRINAEKNFIDYAVFVSYFPLLVAGPIERATHLLPQIKKKRIFNYDQAADGLRQILWGLFKKIVIADNCAVYANMIFNDSAHYSGSTLVMGAVFFAFQIYGDFSGYSDIALGTSRLFGIELLQNFSFPYFSRDIAEFWRRWHISLTTWFKDYLYIPLGGSRGGKWVQIRNTFIVFLVSGFWHGANWTFIIWGLLNAIYFLPLLIFNKNRDHLEIIAYKSNWPSFREIFLVLITFGLTVFAWIFFRANNIHHAFQYISGIFSKSLFSIPDLRPRDVISLIIIFMIMEWLGRRNKYALEKMGFQYHRIFRWTLYSVLLIVIFLFGTQEQEFIYFQF, encoded by the coding sequence ATGCTATTTAATTCCTTTAATTTTGCTTTATTTCTACCTGTCGTTTTTATATTGTACTGGTTTGTAACCAATAAAAATTTAAAAATTCAAAATGCTCTCTTACTCATTTCAAGTTATTTCTTTTATTCTTGCTGGGATTGGCGTTTTGTGTTTCTCCTTATTTTTTCTACTTTATTAGATTATTTTTCTGGAATACAAATTGAGAAAAGCAATAATCCCAATGAAAGAAAATTTTGGTTTTGGCTCAGTATTACAATCAATCTCGGATTTTTAGGAGTTTTTAAATATTTCAATTTTTTTGCTGACTCACTAAAAGACTTAATATCTGTTTTTGGGTTTCAAGTCAATATGTGGTCATTAAAAGTGATTTTGCCTATCGGAATTTCTTTTTATACTTTTCACGGTTTATCATATGTAATTGATATCTATAAAAAAAGAATCAATGCCGAGAAAAATTTTATCGATTATGCGGTTTTTGTTTCTTATTTCCCTTTGTTAGTAGCCGGACCTATAGAACGTGCAACACATCTTCTGCCTCAAATAAAAAAGAAAAGAATTTTTAACTATGATCAAGCAGCAGATGGATTAAGACAAATTCTCTGGGGATTATTCAAGAAAATTGTAATAGCAGATAATTGTGCCGTTTATGCCAATATGATTTTTAACGACTCAGCCCATTATTCAGGAAGTACTTTAGTGATGGGAGCTGTGTTTTTTGCTTTTCAGATTTATGGCGATTTTTCTGGATATTCAGATATTGCATTAGGTACATCCCGATTATTTGGAATTGAATTGCTGCAGAATTTCTCATTTCCATATTTCTCAAGAGATATAGCCGAATTTTGGAGACGATGGCACATTTCCTTAACCACATGGTTCAAGGATTATTTATACATTCCGCTTGGAGGAAGCCGTGGAGGAAAATGGGTTCAAATTAGAAATACTTTTATCGTTTTTCTTGTCAGTGGTTTTTGGCATGGGGCAAATTGGACGTTTATAATTTGGGGATTACTCAATGCGATATATTTTTTACCCTTACTCATCTTTAATAAAAACAGAGATCACCTCGAAATAATTGCTTACAAATCGAATTGGCCATCATTTAGAGAAATTTTTCTAGTTCTAATTACTTTTGGGCTAACTGTATTTGCATGGATTTTTTTTAGAGCCAATAACATTCATCATGCATTTCAATATATATCTGGAATCTTTTCTAAATCCTTGTTCTCAATTCCTGATTTAAGACCACGAGATGTTATTTCATTAATAATCATATTCATGATTATGGAATGGCTTGGCCGAAGAAACAAATATGCATTAGAAAAAATGGGGTTTCAATATCACCGTATTTTTAGATGGACGCTTTATAGTGTACTTTTAATTGTCATTTTTCTTTTCGGAACTCAGGAACAAGAATTTATTTATTTCCAATTTTAG
- a CDS encoding MBOAT family O-acyltransferase — MFFNSIAFAIFLPIVFFLYWFVFNKTKSSQNALLIIASYYFYSCWDWRFLFLLVFSTFLDYYTGIQIEKGKSEKSQKFWFWLSIGANLGFLGVFKYYNFFAASFAELFSGLGFKVSPILLDVILPVGISFYTFHGLSYVIDIYYKRIKAEYNFIDYSLFVSYFPLLVAGPIERATHLLPQVKVKRDFDFEKAKEGVCLIVWGLVKKVVIADTCAAYANAVFDHYPSMNSFSLILGAIYFAFQIYGDFSGYSDIALGTSKLFGLDLLRNFNYPYFSRDIAEFWRRWHISLSSWFRDYLYIPLGGSKGGLWMKIRNTFIIFVVSGFWHGANWTYIAWGFINAVYFLPLLLSNKNRNNMDTIVLKWNFDSIKVIFSILTTFSITCIAWVFFRAKTITDAVLYLKRIVLDRDFSFQYLDNERYNYELILLVLLFTVVEWNNRAKVEPLSGKKSMLKIALAIAAIIAFGTFSDYKEFIYFQF, encoded by the coding sequence ATGTTTTTTAATTCAATAGCATTTGCTATTTTTTTACCAATCGTTTTTTTCTTGTATTGGTTTGTTTTCAATAAAACCAAAAGCTCTCAAAACGCATTATTAATAATTGCGAGTTATTATTTTTATTCCTGCTGGGACTGGAGATTTTTATTTTTGCTTGTATTTTCTACATTCCTAGATTATTACACCGGAATTCAAATCGAAAAAGGCAAATCCGAAAAAAGCCAGAAATTTTGGTTTTGGCTTAGTATTGGTGCCAATTTAGGATTTCTGGGAGTCTTTAAATATTATAATTTCTTCGCGGCATCATTTGCAGAATTATTCAGTGGATTAGGTTTCAAAGTAAGTCCAATTTTATTAGATGTTATTCTTCCAGTTGGAATCTCCTTTTACACATTTCACGGATTGTCGTATGTGATCGATATCTATTACAAACGCATCAAAGCCGAATATAATTTTATTGATTATTCCTTGTTTGTGAGTTATTTTCCGTTATTGGTTGCCGGTCCAATAGAAAGAGCAACACATTTGCTGCCACAAGTTAAAGTAAAACGAGACTTCGATTTTGAAAAAGCAAAAGAAGGTGTTTGCCTGATTGTTTGGGGATTAGTAAAAAAAGTGGTTATTGCAGATACCTGTGCGGCGTACGCCAATGCTGTTTTTGATCATTATCCGTCAATGAATTCTTTTTCGCTCATATTAGGAGCCATTTATTTTGCTTTTCAAATTTATGGAGACTTCTCAGGATATTCGGATATTGCTTTAGGAACATCCAAATTATTCGGATTGGATTTGTTGAGAAACTTCAACTATCCGTATTTTTCTAGAGATATTGCAGAATTCTGGCGTCGCTGGCATATTTCGCTTTCATCATGGTTTCGTGATTATTTGTACATTCCGTTAGGAGGAAGCAAAGGCGGACTTTGGATGAAAATCAGAAACACCTTTATCATTTTTGTGGTAAGTGGTTTTTGGCACGGAGCGAATTGGACTTACATTGCATGGGGATTTATCAATGCCGTTTATTTTCTTCCGTTACTTTTATCCAACAAAAACAGAAATAACATGGATACCATTGTGCTGAAATGGAATTTCGATTCAATAAAAGTAATTTTCAGCATTCTTACCACTTTTAGTATTACCTGTATTGCCTGGGTATTTTTTAGAGCAAAAACAATAACAGATGCTGTTTTATATTTAAAACGAATTGTTTTAGACCGAGATTTCAGTTTTCAATATCTCGATAACGAAAGATACAATTACGAACTTATTCTTCTAGTCCTTTTATTCACAGTCGTTGAATGGAACAATCGTGCTAAAGTTGAACCTTTATCAGGGAAAAAAAGCATGTTGAAAATAGCATTGGCGATCGCCGCCATAATCGCTTTCGGAACTTTTTCTGATTATAAAGAATTTATATACTTTCAATTTTAA
- a CDS encoding glycosyltransferase family 2 protein, whose protein sequence is MKLSIVIVTKNRAKELEITLNKLLNVLDLTQHEILVFIDGCPQTQELISKYDQVQWSFTEKSIGASPARNALYPKAKGEILIGLDDDAHLLNTDFILKIENTFLENPKAGIIAFQEIKGIFLNDREALQAREPENKKYITNDFIGCGFAIKNKVYKETRGFPVWIDIYGEESCLTIEVIDLGYDIVYNNEIIVNHRVDRKQRLALGRNYFRFEKQLKNAAYYYLVYYPNPFLKIAKLMFHNFKKYALTDKKCFVLFLKSNFTVFVNLPKILKFRKPVSRETILKIKSLNSIKY, encoded by the coding sequence ATGAAACTATCGATAGTAATCGTAACAAAAAATAGAGCCAAAGAATTAGAAATAACCCTAAATAAGTTACTAAATGTACTAGATTTGACTCAGCATGAAATATTGGTTTTTATCGATGGATGCCCTCAAACACAAGAATTAATTTCTAAATATGATCAGGTTCAATGGTCATTTACAGAAAAAAGCATTGGAGCTTCTCCAGCACGAAATGCATTGTACCCAAAAGCAAAAGGAGAAATTTTAATTGGATTGGATGACGATGCGCATCTTTTAAATACTGATTTCATTCTTAAAATTGAAAACACCTTTTTAGAAAATCCAAAAGCAGGAATAATTGCATTTCAGGAAATAAAAGGCATATTCTTAAATGATAGAGAAGCTTTGCAGGCTAGAGAACCAGAAAATAAAAAATATATAACCAACGATTTTATTGGTTGTGGTTTTGCTATTAAAAATAAAGTGTATAAAGAAACCAGAGGATTTCCAGTCTGGATTGATATTTACGGAGAAGAATCTTGTCTTACCATTGAAGTTATCGATTTAGGATATGATATTGTATACAATAACGAAATAATAGTAAACCACAGAGTCGACAGAAAACAAAGACTTGCACTGGGACGAAATTATTTTAGATTTGAAAAGCAACTCAAAAATGCCGCTTACTATTATCTGGTTTATTATCCTAATCCATTTTTGAAGATTGCGAAACTAATGTTTCATAATTTCAAAAAATACGCACTTACAGACAAAAAATGCTTTGTTCTGTTCTTAAAATCTAATTTTACTGTTTTTGTAAATCTGCCAAAAATTTTAAAATTCAGAAAACCGGTTTCTCGTGAGACCATATTAAAAATCAAATCATTAAACAGTATTAAATACTAA
- a CDS encoding glycosyltransferase family protein produces the protein MKKNIFIFLPDGVGLRNFALTEFKNIGESAGFDITYWNNTPFSITEKIGFKEVKIQNTSLHPLTTVYTRARKRMELNFFDKKFNETVYNTYNFPHSYKGLKNAFKSLMVDTLTAFGSNEKGIKFVREKIKKGERSTTKYLDCKKQLELHRPDFVFCTNQRPTQAIAPILAAQDLGIPTATFIFSWDNLPKATTLVETDYYFVWSEHMKKEVLMYCPYVNENQVFVTGTPQFESHFDTTLLESKEDFYKKHKLDSNVRYICYSGDDIVTSPLDQYYLEDLAVSVRELNKQGYSLGIIYRKCPVDFTDRYDAVLEKYKDVIVNIDPLWSPVGQSWNEIMPTKEDFALQANICEHTEFVGNIASSMVFDFVAHDKSCLFFDYEQPQLKKGIRDIGQNYHYIHFRSMPSKEAALWVRNKADLTQIVKDIIDGKISNVSEGKKWFETIVGPNPTLASAKIWEGITAILKQ, from the coding sequence ATGAAAAAAAATATATTTATTTTCCTGCCAGATGGTGTCGGACTTCGAAATTTTGCTTTAACAGAATTCAAAAACATTGGAGAAAGCGCAGGATTTGATATTACTTATTGGAATAATACTCCTTTTTCGATAACAGAAAAAATTGGATTTAAAGAAGTTAAAATCCAAAATACATCTTTGCACCCGTTAACGACAGTTTATACACGAGCACGTAAACGCATGGAATTGAATTTTTTCGATAAAAAGTTCAATGAAACGGTTTACAATACCTATAATTTTCCACATTCTTATAAGGGATTAAAAAATGCCTTTAAAAGTCTAATGGTTGATACGCTCACTGCTTTTGGATCTAACGAAAAAGGAATAAAATTCGTTCGTGAAAAAATTAAAAAAGGAGAACGTTCAACCACAAAATATCTAGATTGTAAAAAACAACTTGAACTGCACAGACCCGATTTTGTATTTTGTACAAATCAACGTCCTACACAAGCAATTGCTCCAATTTTAGCAGCTCAAGATTTAGGAATTCCAACAGCAACATTTATTTTTTCATGGGATAATCTGCCCAAAGCAACCACATTAGTCGAAACAGATTATTACTTTGTATGGAGCGAACACATGAAAAAAGAAGTACTGATGTACTGCCCATACGTAAATGAAAATCAAGTTTTTGTAACAGGAACTCCACAATTCGAAAGTCACTTTGATACTACACTTTTAGAAAGTAAAGAAGATTTCTATAAAAAACACAAACTGGATAGCAATGTGCGATACATCTGTTATTCTGGAGACGATATAGTAACTTCGCCCTTAGATCAATATTATTTAGAAGATCTTGCTGTATCTGTACGAGAATTAAATAAACAAGGATATTCATTAGGAATAATTTACAGAAAATGTCCAGTTGATTTCACTGACCGATACGACGCTGTTCTTGAAAAATACAAAGATGTCATTGTAAATATCGATCCGCTTTGGAGTCCTGTTGGACAAAGCTGGAATGAAATAATGCCAACCAAAGAAGATTTTGCACTTCAAGCCAATATCTGCGAACACACCGAATTTGTTGGAAACATTGCATCATCAATGGTTTTTGATTTTGTGGCTCATGACAAATCTTGTCTGTTTTTTGATTACGAACAACCGCAGCTTAAAAAAGGAATCAGAGACATTGGACAGAATTATCACTATATCCATTTTAGATCAATGCCGTCTAAAGAAGCCGCATTATGGGTTAGAAATAAAGCTGACTTAACTCAGATCGTAAAAGATATTATAGACGGAAAAATATCAAATGTTTCCGAAGGTAAAAAATGGTTTGAAACTATCGTTGGACCTAATCCTACGCTTGCCTCTGCAAAAATATGGGAAGGAATAACAGCTATTTTAAAACAATAA